In Triticum urartu cultivar G1812 chromosome 6, Tu2.1, whole genome shotgun sequence, the following proteins share a genomic window:
- the LOC125514585 gene encoding uncharacterized protein LOC125514585, which produces MAMAASPRILSTVLVLFVSSLIWGSCEAAAAGDGRRRLAMLPPRGWNSYDSFSWTIDEAAFLHNAQIMADKLLPHGYQYAVIDFLWYRKNVNGAGEDSYGFDSVDQWGRPFPDPERFPSSAGGEGFKHVADKVHAMGLKFGIHLMNGISTQAVNASTPILDVDTGKAYVEDGRQWTASDIGLTHRTCAWMSNGFMSVNTDAGAGRAFLRSLYQQYADWGVDFVKVDCIFGTDYSPKEIMAVSETLKELERPVILSISPGTEVTPALAENITQHVDMFRITGDDWDSWKDVRPHFDVARSFADANKIGATGLQGRSWPDLDMLPFGRLTDAGVNQGPHRSTNLTFDEQLTQMLLWSMAKSPLMFGGDLRHLNDGTFNLITHPTLLKINHHTKNNMEFGYIQSERTSESDEQSGRSDLTNNGGPVLGLATCNDKSTGGWHSSSKDHICRGFGIQNDNASFCMSKAKLLPTSDGVTISSEEDQAKFHLVGIDNNDGCLDASVSPMFSACEQHSKQVWELTENGQLKSSYSGLCATLKSSKEGESETTGARAWTATGDKGEIYLAFFNLDIASRKIAVRVPDLEKVAGRKLARKHLCTCTEVWSGKSRSLMKGDISAVVSSHGSILFEIQC; this is translated from the exons ATGGCCATGGCAGCCTCTCCTCGCATCCTCAGCACCGTCCTCGTCCTCTTCGTGTCGTCCCTTATCTG GGGCTCTTgcgaggcagcggcggcgggagACGGCCGCCGGCGGCTCGCCATGCTGCCGCCGAGAGGGTGGAACTCGTACGACTCCTTCTCCTGGACCATCGACGAGGCCGCCTTCCTCCACAACGCGCAGATCATGGCCGACAAGCTGCTCCCGCACGGATACCAG TACGCGGTGATCGACTTCCTGTGGTACCGGAAGAACGTCAACGGCGCCGGGGAGGACTCGTACGGCTTCGACAGCGTCGACCAGTGGGGCCGCCCGTTCCCCGACCCCGAGAGGTTCCCGTCGTCCGCCGGCGGCGAGGGGTTTAAGCACGTCGCCGATAAGGTCCACGCCATGGGCCTCAAGTTCGGCATCCACCTCATGAACGGGATCAGCACCCAGGCCGTCAACGCCAGCACCCCCATCCTCGACGTCGACACG GGAAAAGCCTACGTAGAGGATGGCCGGCAATGGACGGCGAGCGACATAGGCCTCACACACAGGACCTGCGCGTGGATGTCGAACGGGTTCATGAGCGTAAACACCGACGCGGGAGCCGGACGAGCGTTCCTCAGGTCTCTTTACCAGCAGTACGCCGATTGGGGTGTCGATTTCG TGAAGGTAGATTGCATCTTCGGCACGGATTATAGCCCGAAGGAGATCATGGCTGTTTCAGAG ACCCTGAAAGAGCTTGAGCGGCCGGTCATCCTGTCCATCTCGCCCGGAACCGAAGTCACTCCGGCGTTAGCCGAGAACATCACCCAGCATGTTGACATGTTCAGAATAACAGGGGACGACTGGGACAGCTGGAAAGATGTTCGCCCGCATTTCGATGTCGCCAG ATCGTTTGCCGATGCGAATAAGATCGGCGCCACCGGATTGCAAGGAAGGTCTTGGCCTGACCTAGACATGCTTCCGTTCGGCAGGCTTACTGATGCAG GTGTTAACCAGGGCCCTCACAGAAGCACTAACCTTACATTTGACGAGCAATTAACACAG ATGCTACTTTGGTCCATGGCCAAATCCCCCCTCATGTTTGGAGGTGACCTGAGGCACCTCAATGATGGTACATTCAATCTAATCACCCACCCTACTCTACTGAAGATTAATCACCACACTAAGAACAACATGGAG TTTGGTTATATTCAGAGTGAAAGGACTTCAGAATCCGATGAACAGTCTGGTCGCTCGGACCTGACAAACAATGGTGGACCTGTTCTTGGTCTCGCTACCTGCAACGATAAGAGCACCGGTGGATGGCACAGTTCCTCAAAAGATCACATTTGCAGAGGCTTTGGAATCCAGAATGACAATGCCTCGTTTTGCATGTCCAAAGCAAAACTTCTTCCAACATC GGATGGAGTTACCATCAGCAGTGAGGAAGACCAAGCGAAGTTCCACCTGGTGGGTATTGACAACAATGATGGTTGCTTGGATGCATCTGTCAGTCCCATGTTCTCGGCCTGCGAACAGCATTCAAAGCAG GTCTGGGAGCTAACGGAGAATGGACAACTTAAAAGCAGCTACTCAGGATTGTGTGCTACATTGAAGTCAAGCAAGGAAGGAG AGAGTGAAACTACTGGAGCACGAGCATGGACAGCAACTGGAGACAAAG GAGAGATCTACCTGGCCTTCTTCAACCTTGACATTGCAAGCAGGAAGATTGCTGTAAGGGTGCCGGATCTAGAGAAGGTTGCAGGGAGAAAGTTGGCAAGGAAACACTTGTGCACCTGCACTGAAGTCTGGAGTGGAAAGAGCCGGAGTCTCATGAAAGGGGACATCTCAGCGGTGGTGAGCTCACATGGCTCCATATTGTTTGAAATCCAGTGTTGA
- the LOC125514587 gene encoding pentatricopeptide repeat-containing protein PPR5 homolog, chloroplastic-like: protein MLAYPSTSAPPWPQRHPAAASPRRVAVAAAPAGAPARGKRRRAGAGEAEADPAAEAAELVRFFLRKTDGGKDRLVSVLDRHVKVVRTEHCFLLFEELGRRDGWVQCLEIFRWMQKQRWYVADNGIYSKLISVMGRKGQIRMAMWLFSQMRNSGCKPDTSVYNSLIGAHLHSRDKSKALVKALGYFDKMKGMERCQPNIVTYNILLRACARASDTKQVDILFKDLDESIVSPDIYTYNGVIDGYGKNGMITEMESVLVRMKSKQCRPDVITFNILIDSYGRKQTFDKMEQVFKSLLRSKERPTHPTFNSMITNYGKARLREKAESVLEKMGELGFKPNYVTQECLINMYAYCDCVSKAQQIFDELVSSQSTVPLSSLNAMLDAYCMNRLPMEADRLLDSAIEKGVVPSASTYKLLYKAYTRANDKMLVQKLLQRMNKQGIVPNKKFFLDALEAFGTSANKPRRVQTSNSARESSSDSANNSEMASSSKPVSSTLEAVGASEKKIRILPNSNSASKPDAGSESSSEIATSSKPELSFLRVAS from the exons ATGCTCGCCTACCCAAGCACGTCGGCCCCGCCGTGGCCGCAGCGCCACCCGGCCGCCGCTTCCCCGCGCCGCGTCGCGGTGGCGGCCGCACCCGCGGGTGCGCCGGCCAGGGGCaagcggcggcgggcgggcgCCGGGGAGGCGGAGGCCGACCCGGCCGCCGAGGCCGCGGAGCTGGTGCGGTTCTTCCTGCGCAAGACCGACGGCGGCAAGGACCGGCTGGTGTCCGTGCTGGACCGCCACGTCAAGGTGGTCCGCACCGAGCACTGCTTCCTCCTCTTCGAGGAGCTCGGCCGCCGCGACGGCTGGGTCCAGTGCCTCGAG ATTTTCAGGTGGATGCAGAAGCAGCGGTGGTACGTCGCAGACAACGGCATCTATTCCAAGCTGATATCTGTGATGGGAAGGAAGGGGCAGATACGGATGGCCATGTGGCTCTTCTCTCAGATGCGCAACAGCGGGTGCAAGCCGGACACTTCGGTGTACAATTCCCTTATCGGTGCGCATCTGCATTCGCGGGACAAGAGTAAGGCTTTGGTGAAAGCTCTCGGCTATTTTGACAAGATGAAGGGCATGGAGAGATGCCAGCCGAATATCGTGACGTACAACATCCTCTTGAGGGCGTGTGCTCGGGCTAGTGACACGAAGCAGGTGGACATCCTTTTCAAGGATCTGGATGAAAGCATAGTCTCTCCAGATATCTACACATACAATGGAGTGATCGACGGATATGGGAAGAATGGCATGATTACAGAGATGGAGTCTGTATTGGTGCGGATGAAAAGCAAGCAGTGCCGCCCAGATGTGATCACATTCAACATACTCATAGATTCGTATGGGCGAAAGCAGACATTCGACAAGATGGAGCAGGTGTTCAAGAGTTTATTGAGGTCCAAGGAGAGACCTACCCACCCGACGTTTAATTCCATGATAACAAACTATGGGAAAGCAAGGCTTAGAGAGAAAGCTGAGTCTGTACTTGAGAAGATGGGAGAATTGGGATTCAAACCGAATTATGTGACGCAAGAGTGTCTCATCAATATGTACGCGTATTGTGATTGCGTCTCAAAGGCCCAGCAGATATTTGATGAGCTCGTAAGCTCACAAAGTACTGTTCCCCTATCTTCATTGAATGCCATGCTTGATGCCTACTGCATGAACCGCTTGCCTATGGAAGCAGATCGGCTGTTGGATAGTGCGATTGAGAAAGGTGTAGTGCCCAGTGCTTCCACATATAAGCTGCTTTACAAGGCCTACACCAGGGCAAACGATAAGATGCTTGTCCAGAAGCTGCTCCAGCGAATGAATAAGCAGGGTATTGTTCCGAATAAAAAGTTCTTCCTTGATGCTCTGGAAGCATTTGGTACCTCCGCCAATAAACCCAGGAGGGTACAAACCTCAAACTCTGCAAGAGAGTCAAGTAGTGATTCTGCAAACAATTCGGAAATGGCTAGTTCAAGCAAGCCAGTGTCAAGTACTTTGGAAGCAGTTGGCGCTTCCGAGAAAAAAATCAGGATATTACCCAATTCAAACTCTGCAAGCAAGCCAGATGCAGGTTCTGAAAGCAGTTCAGAAATAGCTACATCAAGCAAGCCAGAGCTAAGCTTTTTGCGAGTAGCTTCTTGA